The genomic DNA ACATAAGTCTTGAAAACACAAATATTTCGGTTAAttggttaattcagttaattacTTGATTTCGAACTGAATTAATCgataaccaaaatttcaaaaaattattaattgacCTTTGACCGAATTAAATTCAGCCACCGACCAATTAACAGAATTAGATCAGTTcgatcaattaatttaattttaaccaaAATGTGAATACCCCTATCTATAACTGAAAATAAGTGATTTCCTCTTAAAGTGTTTACTACTAATCACCGTGTTCTTATTGTTATGGGCACTTAGATTTTGAAGgtttgtaattaaaattaaaaaagaaatggTACATTAGTAGAACTAATCATGGGTCAGGGAACCAATATAAATTTTTAGGTTTATTTTTCAGATATGGTCCCAACTTAAAAAATAGtcttaaaattttgcccaagcctaaCCCAAATAAAAAATGCTAAATTTGAGTCTCACTtgtccatattaaattttttatataaaaataaatttaaaaatataacacaTCAAATTAAACCTGCTAATGGGTCGGACTACTTGCCCAAGCCCAAAGGCTCACCCGAAAAATAAGAGGGTTTGGACAAAATACGATGCCTAAAAAATGGGCTTAGGTAAAATGTAATACCCGTTTTCTATATAGGCCGAGCCTTAGGCAATATTTTTTGGCCTGAACCCTACCCGAATTTTATGTTATAAaacaatattatattaattatagatgttaaataataatttatatttatatttatatttatatcaaaacACTATTCCAATAACAATTAAACTCATTACCTATGACCTCAAAAAACTTACCCAACTAAATAACCcaaaccaaaatataaaattttaaaatttatatttaatataataaattatttattatatttattttttaatatagtaagacatttttatatttatagtggtgttttttaatataaattacttttaatttgttagaaaacttttattttagctattttagtacatttagtgtattatattttaaataaaattaatctaaaaaagCAAATATAAGGAGGCTGGATGGGGATCgggtttatttttcttaaatctggtcgggcttgggcaaaaaagtGGTCTGAGCCGACCCATGAGCACCTTTACATGAAATacactaaaacattaaaataaatatttcccaacaaattgaaaatacatttaaaaatatttatacttaaataacactaacattaagatagttgcaacttagcaagcaaatgtctctaaaacaataccaaaattatcaataaaataaaaattaaacaatatccaaataataataatatagtaataatataacAATAAAATGACAGCAAAATAACAGCAAAAAAAATTTAGACAGATTTGGACTGAGTTTGAGTCAAAAAATTTTACCCGAAACTTAACTCGTTTAaaaaacaattttattttatcaaaacttttttttaacctataattttattcaaacccTCTCACTTTTCAGTTTAACTTTTGAAATTGAGGGTCCTGAACTCATAATCGAGTTTATACAAGAGCTACCTGGGTTGCTTAAGCTGGGTGATGGCTgcgtattaatatttatatatattttatattacaaAAATGTCAATGtaattgattatataattttgttttaattttgagAATAAAAAGTTGTATTGATTAGTTTAAACAACATTACATTAAGAAGCAACATTGGTTTGTAGGATTATCTCAGTCTTAAGCAAGTTTTTTGTCAGACAGACTCTGCAGTTTTGCAGCTTTCATCTTCGAAAGCAAAGTCTCTAATTGGCATTTCTTTTATTAACAGATAAAATTAAGTGTTAAAATGATGGGACATGGTAGCAGCAGCTTCAATCATTTTTAGAAATTAAAACTTATTCCTGGAGATTTGAGTTATTATGGATGAATAAAAATTTTATCACTTATAATTAGTAAGTAAtgagtttaataataaaatatgttgtatttaaaaatatatttgaatttaaaGAGGGAGCATATTCGCTTATAGTTTTCAAGTTTCAATATCATTTAAGTGATAAAAATTTTTGGCACTAAGTAAGTATAAATTATCAAATTCAAACATTTTCGTATACATTAACtcttaattatattaataacttcgataaaaatcaattattACAAGTTCtaaattaattagattaattCAACTCAACTAAGGATTTGTTTGATAAACcattgtgaaaattaaatcaattaaaattaatattttaaatgatttaaatttttacacatgtttgataattttaaaaaatatagaaaataataaGTAGATAGATAAGAGCTACTTATTATTTAATCGAgattattttcaattaattcaatgtattattttaatattatattattctatAAAAATTATGTTTAAAATAAGATTTTTGTTTAGAATaagatgaaatattttaaaactaaAGATAAAATGTAGAATATattgttttataatatataatttatatttatcaaacaatctaattatattttgtaattaattttaagtaatatatTAAAATGGTTTTATAACTTAAATATTCAActctaatttttccaaaacttaaatgtGGGTTTAGATAGACAGTGAGGTGTTGTCCCACGTTACAACATCTAATTTTACCACTACcgttgtttttacactaaccgctCATCCTTACCAATTTTAAATATAGATCAATTTAGTTCGTAATATTTTATTCGATTGGAAGGatacattaaaataaaattattcagATATCTTATACATATTGCactctaaaaaaataaaattgaaattgttGAAATGATAATCaagaatataaaaagaaaaaattgtttttgtttagaaaataaaaataaaaatattcaaccAACCAGAATCAGTTGATTTGTCTCTTCTCTCATAATCCTTAATCGGATAAGAATGAATTTAGAATCTCTTCCGTTCcacaaaaaattatttaatagttGATCTTAAAAAGATAAGAGTCTAAAAAAGTGGCTAAGACTTACAACTAATTAACCTTATATTTTACAACACCCAAAATAAAATATCTTACTAACTTTAAAACAACCAACTTCAACTAACTAATTAATATTCATATTCATTAAAAATGTGGTGTTTTGCATGGCAGTCCAGAATATTCCATTGCACCAATTTGTTCTAAAGTATGTACTTGTAATACTATAACATTTAAATCGATAAATTATATTagtaattatttatttagtagtATTTTTTTGTCATTCAAATATAAAGAAGttacaaattaattatttaatttttaatattgtcTTTTTGAGTTACCTGTTGATTAACTATAACAACTTTTAAAAtcaacataataataattttaactctCAACATTTATAAATTATGCCTATTTAATCTTGATTCTAAAAGTAATCCTCAACATTTATGCATTGTGTAATATTGTATTTTTTTTGTAGGTTTgcttttatttgttattttgagggttaattttaaaagaatgagaaaatatgaaaattattattttggatttttgatgTTTCTATTTTTGTCTATTTCAATTAAGTTTAGCTAATACATATGTTTTTTTAGCTTTTAGGTGAAAACcgtaaataaaagtaaaattgcaGAAAAGACCAAATTACATAATGCGTAAATATTGAGTATTAAATTTCttagaattaagactaaattgattCAATGTACAAAAATTGAGGGTTAAAGTAgctattatgtcaattttaaaagctGCAACGATTAAACATCTAGtgaagaaaaattaaataattgggTGGCTATTTTGTAACATTTCATAGTTGGATGAcagaaaaaaatttattaatagttgaaTGACTAATAATATACTTTGtccaattaaaatttaattcacttCACTTCtagtcaagtttttttttttttaatgataatCACAAATATCAAACTATTACAAACTGATAGTTTAAGTAATCGCATCGCAAAATCAAACTATTACATCAACTAAAAAAAGATACAAATCTAAATTAAAGTCAACCTATTCATGACAACAGCATACAATAAGACTCAGAAACTCACGTATAAAATTACACATGAAAAATTTTAAACCTAGATACTTGTTTTTAAGTATAATAAAACCCAAAAATATTTGTAACTTTTAAACAATAAATTctgaaaatataaatattatgtttTGATACACATATTTTGGTTTAACAAAATCGACTAATAATATTATCAATTAAACTTTACTTTTTTAAATCAGTCACTAAAAAATTAAATCTCAAAAGTTGTTTAAGGAACTAACGGATCATTCCGATTATTAAAGAAatgctaaattgaaaaaaaaatggaaaaaaaaaaaaacgaagagAGCAGCCTTTTAAAACTTTCCGCCATTAACAATCAGAAAATAGCGGAATCAAttggaaaattttaattaaaaagattTTCCCACCGACATCATGACAAGACAGAATaagctaaattaaaataaaatagccAGGAAACACAAAACAGCTTCAGTTATTGATGAAGTAATAAAGAGTTTACATTTtacagataaaaataaaaataaaaataaaaactatattaaatttaattgagAATCATTTTTGTATCAAAAGGGAATGGCGAAACGTGTTTAACATGATCTCATCTCATCAGATCAATTGTTTTTAAGTCAAAGATAGCCGAAAGTTAACGTAATCCAAAactaaaaaacaaaaagaaaatcaaaatcagATTCAGATCTTATAAAACACCCACTCACCCCCAATCCAAACAAGCATCAATTTTCTCAGACAACACACACACAAATTTCAATTTACAATTATGATCCGAACCAACGATGATGCTTCCTCGGCCTGGTCTTGGCACCAAGACAAGCTGTTCGAGCGAGCTTTGGTTATGTTCTCCAACGACGAATCGTCCGACCGGTGGGAAAAAATTGCTGCCCAAGTTCCGGGGAAGTCGGCGGCGGATGTTAGGAGACATTACGAGGATTTGGAGCATGATGTTTTGGAGATTGAGTCAGGAAGAGTCGAGTTGCCGAGTTATGAGGGTGAGTTGGAATCAGCGAGTTGGGTTAACGAGTCAGGTAGGAGCCAAGTTTGGGTTGGATCCAAAGGAAAGGAAAGGGAAAGCGAAAGAAGGAAAGGCGTCCCTTGGACCGAAGAAGAACACAGGTTAGAACCTAGAATTATTTACCTAAATGGTTTATTTTTGCTTTTGCTCCCTCAACTACGGTCAAAATTGACATTTAGTCCCTATACAATCGTCTCTGGTCATttgttccttttatttttatagcCAAAAAGTTAACATTCTTAAGTATTTCGGGTTAATATGCAGTTTGCtacctaaatttatttaaaagtatCTAGTTAGTATTTAAACTATTTTTTGAATTTAGTTAGTACTTTAATTTGTATTCCGTCTTACACTTTGATACCTCTATACTAATATTGTCAATTTATGATGATATGACATTATCAACCAATCACATGATAACACGTAACAACATCTAATTATGCACatgacaaaaataaataaatttttaaatctttaaaaatatataaattaataaaagataTTCTTTATTCCAAATgtgattttagtaattttatattttttaaattttataaaatattgtgctttattaatattattattatcattattattattattatta from Gossypium arboreum isolate Shixiya-1 chromosome 9, ASM2569848v2, whole genome shotgun sequence includes the following:
- the LOC108455839 gene encoding transcription factor SRM1-like; amino-acid sequence: MIRTNDDASSAWSWHQDKLFERALVMFSNDESSDRWEKIAAQVPGKSAADVRRHYEDLEHDVLEIESGRVELPSYEGELESASWVNESGRSQVWVGSKGKERESERRKGVPWTEEEHRLFLIGLQKYGKGDWRSISRNAVVSRTPTQVASHAQKYFLRLNSVNEKNKKRSSIHDLKMGDDNSMDPQSKFFNEQGSSFVNNHGYEFPLL